The Candidatus Eremiobacteraceae bacterium genome has a window encoding:
- the thiH gene encoding 2-iminoacetate synthase ThiH — translation MSFSEVLDRDALAELAHRAATADASAVHRALDDRPQQLESLAPLLSPAAGELLEALARAAHESTVARFGKTIALFAPLYLSNECVCTCTYCGFSMGLDIRRRTLFPAEVENEARELARRGLRNILLVSSEHPKRVPPQYVASCIEAAKRHAPYVGIEIAAAEEDDYRRFVAAGCDGVVLYQETYDVDVYKRHHLGGPKMRFGWRMDALERASKAGAKHLGIGALMGLSDWRFEALALVAHARYLERHCWRSQINVSLPRINPAAGGFVADHPIGDRDFVQMICFLRLALPTAGIVLSTRERPELRDKLTRLGVTLMSAGSSTEPGGYEQPGAAGEQFELEDTRTPSEVAQRLRELGYEPVFKDWEHMALERTVSR, via the coding sequence ATGTCTTTCTCCGAAGTCCTCGATCGCGACGCGCTCGCGGAACTCGCGCACCGCGCTGCGACGGCCGACGCTAGCGCCGTGCATCGCGCGCTCGACGACCGCCCACAGCAGCTCGAGTCGCTCGCCCCCCTGCTTTCGCCGGCCGCCGGCGAACTGCTCGAAGCGCTCGCTCGCGCGGCGCACGAGTCGACCGTCGCACGCTTCGGCAAGACGATCGCGCTCTTCGCGCCGCTCTACCTGAGCAACGAATGCGTCTGCACGTGCACGTACTGCGGTTTTTCCATGGGCCTCGACATCAGACGGCGCACGCTCTTCCCTGCAGAAGTCGAGAACGAAGCGCGCGAGCTCGCACGTCGCGGGTTGCGGAACATCTTGCTCGTCTCGTCCGAACATCCCAAGCGCGTGCCGCCGCAATACGTCGCCTCGTGCATCGAAGCGGCGAAGCGACATGCTCCGTACGTCGGCATCGAGATCGCAGCAGCCGAAGAGGACGACTACCGGCGGTTCGTCGCCGCCGGCTGCGACGGCGTCGTGCTTTACCAAGAGACGTACGACGTCGACGTCTACAAACGCCATCATCTCGGCGGCCCGAAAATGCGCTTCGGCTGGCGCATGGACGCGCTCGAACGCGCGTCGAAAGCGGGCGCGAAGCATCTCGGCATCGGCGCGCTCATGGGCCTGTCAGATTGGCGGTTCGAAGCGCTGGCGCTCGTCGCGCACGCGCGTTACCTCGAACGCCACTGCTGGCGTTCGCAGATCAACGTCTCGCTGCCGCGCATCAACCCTGCGGCCGGCGGTTTCGTCGCGGACCATCCCATTGGCGATCGCGACTTCGTCCAGATGATCTGCTTCCTGCGGCTCGCGCTCCCGACCGCGGGCATCGTCCTCTCGACGCGCGAGCGGCCGGAGCTGCGCGACAAACTCACGAGGCTCGGCGTCACGCTCATGAGCGCGGGGTCGAGCACGGAGCCCGGAGGGTACGAACAGCCGGGCGCGGCGGGCGAGCAGTTCGAACTCGAGGACACGCGTACGCCCAGCGAAGTCGCGCAGCGGCTGCGCGAACTCGGTTACGAACCGGTATTCAAGGATTGGGAGCACATGGCACTCGAGCGGACGGTTTCGCGATGA
- the thiS gene encoding sulfur carrier protein ThiS: protein MIDERSGEEIRLVVNGKSKDVPASLTVGEFIATLGLDAARTLVELNGEPLERRNFGDTKLVAGARIEIAQMVGGG, encoded by the coding sequence ATGATCGACGAGCGGAGCGGCGAGGAGATCCGACTCGTCGTCAATGGGAAGTCGAAAGACGTACCGGCCAGCCTGACCGTCGGCGAGTTCATCGCGACGCTCGGGCTCGACGCGGCAAGAACGCTCGTCGAGCTCAACGGCGAGCCGCTCGAACGCCGCAATTTCGGCGATACGAAACTCGTGGCCGGCGCACGGATCGAGATCGCACAAATGGTGGGAGGCGGATAG